A region of the Candidatus Methylomirabilota bacterium genome:
TCTCTCGCTGACGCTCGGCTGCAAGCCGCGGCTCGACCAGACCGACCCGCCCGTCGTCGAGGCGCAGCAGCGGATCGTCGAGGCCTGCAAGCGCCACGGCGTCGTCGCCGGCATCCACAACGCCACGGCCGCCTACGCGCTCAAGATGGTCGCGGCGGGCTACCAGTTCGTCACGCTCGCGAGCGACAGCCGTTTCATGGCCGCGAAGGCCGCCGAGGAGGTCGGCGCGGTCAGGAAGACCGGCGTCAAGGCGGGCAAGCTCCCCGCGTACTGAGGCGTGACCGGCCCCACGCATCCCTTCTCCGACGCGCTCCGGGAGCGGGCGCGCGCCCACCTCGCCGCCTTCGAGCGGCGGACCCTCGCCCCGGACGGCCGGCGGCCGGCTGCGGTCGCCGTCGTCCTGGTCCCGGACGACGAGGGCCGCGGCTGCTTCCTCCTCACGCGCCGCGCGGCCGGGCTCCGGGCCCACGCGCGCCAGTGGGCGCTGCCGGGCGGCCGCATCGACCCGGGCGAGAGCGCCGAACGGGCGGCGCTGCGCGAGCTCCAGGAGGAGCTCGGCCTCGTGCGCGAGCCCGGGTCGGTGCTCGGCCTGCTCGACGACTACGGCACGCGCTCGGGCTTCGTCATCACGCCCGTCGTCGTCTGGGGCGAGGGCGACGCCGCGCTCCGGCCGAACCCCGACGAGGTGGCCGGCGTCTACCGGGTGCCGCTCGCCGACCTCGACCGGCCGGACGTGCCGCGGCTCGTGACGATTCCGGAGAGCGACCGTCCGGTCATCCAGGTGCCGATCCTCTCGACGCTCGTCCACGCGCCGACGGCCGCCGTCATCTACCAGCTCCGCGAGGTCGTCGTCCACGGCCGCCCCACGCGCGTCGCCCACTTCGGAGAGCCCGTCTGGGCGTGGTAGTCTGAGCGGCGCGATGGGCAGGCTCGACGGGCAGGTGGCGATCGTGACAGGCGGCGGCAGCGGCATCGGCCGCGAGGCGGCGAAGATGCTGGCGGCCGAGGGCGCCCACGTGGTGGTCGCCGGGCGGCGCAAGCCGCCGCTCGACGACATCGTCGGCGAGATCGCGCGAGCCGGGGGACGGGCGACCGCGCGCCAGGCCGACGTCGGCAAGCACGCCGAGGCGGTCGCGCTCGCCCGCTTCACCGTCGAGGCGCTCGGGCGCGTGGACATCCTCGTCAACAACGCGGGCCACTCGAGCAAGGCCCGCTCGATCCGCTGGGTCGGCAAGGACGAGTGGGACAGCGTGCTCGACGTGAACCTGAACGGCGTGTACGCGCTCACCCAGGCGGTGCTGCCGGGCATGATCGAGCGCGGCAGCGGCACGGTCGTCACGGTGTCCTCGCTGGCGGCGCTCAAGCCGGGCCTGATCGGCGGCGCGCCCTACGGCGCGGCGAAGGCCGCGGTACGAAATCTGATGGGCCACGTCCACACGGTGCTGTGTGACAAGGGCATCCGCGCGACGACGATCATGCCGGCCGAGGTGGACACGCCGATCCTCGACAAGCGGCCGCTGCCCCCCGACGCGAAGGCGCGCGCGACGATGATGCAGGCCGAGGACGTCGCGCGCGCGATCCTCCTCTGCGTCACGCTCCCGCTGCGCACGGTGATCGAGGAGATCGTGATGAGCCCGACGATCCAGCGCGACATGACCGCCGACCTCGCCGTGGCGGGCCGCGCCGGCGGGCCCGACCCATGAGCGCCGCGACGCTCACGATTATCGAGGGCGCGCGCGCCGTGGAGGTGCCGGAGGCGCGCGGCCTCGAGGTCGTGACGCGCGCCGAGCGCGAGGGCCGGCCGGTCGCCCTCGACCGTGACGAGCGCGCGGCGTATCTCGGCACGAGTGCCAAGGAGCGCGCGCGCGCGCTCGCGTCGCTCGAGGCGCCCGACTTCGCGCTGCCCGACCTCGCGGGCCGCCCGCACTCGCTCGCCGAGCACCGCGGGAAGAAGATTCTCCTGGTCGCGTACGCCTCCTGGTGAGGGTGCCGCCTCGACCTGCCCGTGTG
Encoded here:
- a CDS encoding SDR family oxidoreductase gives rise to the protein MGRLDGQVAIVTGGGSGIGREAAKMLAAEGAHVVVAGRRKPPLDDIVGEIARAGGRATARQADVGKHAEAVALARFTVEALGRVDILVNNAGHSSKARSIRWVGKDEWDSVLDVNLNGVYALTQAVLPGMIERGSGTVVTVSSLAALKPGLIGGAPYGAAKAAVRNLMGHVHTVLCDKGIRATTIMPAEVDTPILDKRPLPPDAKARATMMQAEDVARAILLCVTLPLRTVIEEIVMSPTIQRDMTADLAVAGRAGGPDP
- a CDS encoding CoA pyrophosphatase, with amino-acid sequence MTGPTHPFSDALRERARAHLAAFERRTLAPDGRRPAAVAVVLVPDDEGRGCFLLTRRAAGLRAHARQWALPGGRIDPGESAERAALRELQEELGLVREPGSVLGLLDDYGTRSGFVITPVVVWGEGDAALRPNPDEVAGVYRVPLADLDRPDVPRLVTIPESDRPVIQVPILSTLVHAPTAAVIYQLREVVVHGRPTRVAHFGEPVWAW